A window of the Chanodichthys erythropterus isolate Z2021 chromosome 21, ASM2448905v1, whole genome shotgun sequence genome harbors these coding sequences:
- the hyal1 gene encoding hyaluronidase-1 → MDELGLRTCPLLVFSICFASVLGRSLISSRLLNNLPFFSVWNAPTERCMSQFGVELDLSVFDIVHNRNQSFMGNNITIFYSDKLGEYPYYGLGSEPVYGGVPQNASLNQHLHKADGDLRTDIPDRGFHGLAVVDWEKWRPLWERNWDTKEVYWKGSRNLVKAKHPSWNPEQIEREAVQEFENASRAFMEETLKLGRRERPGGLWGFYGFPGCYNYQYKKNGTYTGECPALDMKMNDKLDWLWNVSSALYPDIYLDLGLRGRGRDILLYSRHRILEAMRVGEHTSRRPPPVFPYARIAYTYSMEFLSQEDLVHTIGESVALGASGIVLWGNGNYSRTKEACVAVQDYLLGTLGRYIVNVTEASFLCSQTVCSSRGRCVRRDPSGTAYLHLDPAAWLIVPRAELPGPVTAGPSYVAHRRLRTAEDETRGFTASFRCQCFPGWEGDQCQKPVPVETFT, encoded by the exons ATGGACGAGCTTGGACTTCGAACATGTCCTCTGCTGGTGTTCAGCATATGTTTTGCGTCTGTTCTCGGCCGTTCCCTGATCTCATCCCGTCTCCTCAACAATCTCCCGTTTTTTTCCGTATGGAACGCGCCGACGGAGCGCTGCATGTCTCAATTTGGGGTCGAGCTGGACTTGAGCGTCTTTGACATTGTGCACAACCGCAACCAGAGCTTTATGGGCAACAACATCACTATTTTCTACTCGGATAAGTTGGGAGAGTATCCTTACTATGGCCTTGGAAGTGAACCGGTGTATGGAGGTGTTCCTCAGAACGCCAGCCTGAACCAGCACCTTCACAAGGCCGATGGTGACCTGCGGACAGACATCCCAGATCGTGGCTTTCACGGGCTGGCCGTCGTCGATTGGGAAAAGTGGAGGCCCTTGTGGGAACGTAACTGGGACACTAAAGAAGTGTACTGGAAGGGCTCCAGGAACTTAGTGAAAGCCAAACATCCTAGCTGGAATCCGGAACAGATAGAAAGGGAAGCTGTGCAGGAATTCGAGAATGCTTCACGGGCCTTTATGGAGGAGACTTTAAAACTGGGCCGCAGAGAGCGTCCTGGAGGATTATGGGGGTTTTATGGCTTCCCCGGCTGCTATAATTATCAGTACAAGAAGAACGGGACGTATACGGGTGAGTGTCCTGCTCTGGACATGAAAATGAATGATAAACTGGACTGGCTGTGGAACGTCAGCTCGGCCCTGTACCCTGATATCTATCTGGATCTGGGGCTCCGGGGCCGCGGTCGGGATATCTTGCTGTACAGCCGGCATCGAATCCTGGAGGCCATGAGGGTGGGGGAACACACCTCCCGTCGCCCTCCACCCGTCTTCCCCTATGCCCGGATCGCATACACTTACTCCATGGAGTTTCTCTCACAG GAGGACTTGGTGCACACTATTGGTGAGAGCGTCGCTCTAGGAGCTTCTGGTATCGTGCTGTGGGGCAATGGAAACTACTCCAGAACGAAG GAAGCCTGTGTAGCGGTTCAGGACTACCTGCTTGGCACTCTTGGCCGTTACATCGTGAACGTGACAGAGGCCTCGTTTCTCTGCAGCCAGACCGTGTGCTCGTCCCGGGGTCGGTGTGTCAGACGAGACCCGAGCGGCACGGCCTACCTTCACCTGGATCCAGCAGCATGGCTCATCGTTCCCAGAGCGGAGCTGCCTGGGCCTGTGACCGCAGGTCCGTCTTATGTAGCTCACAGGAGGTTGAGGACGGCTGAAGATGAAACGAGAGGATTCACAGCCAGTTTTAGGTGCCAGTGTTTCCCAGGCTGGGAAGGAGACCAGTGTCAGAAACCAGTGCCTGTAGAGACTTTTACATGA